The following DNA comes from Candidatus Cloacimonas sp..
ACAGGGCAAAACCAATTGCCCGCTTGGGCATTTCGAAGTTTGTGCCGCTCTCGAGGATGGCATATTTACGCAGATCAGCCAGGGTCAATGTAGCTGTTTTCCCACGCAGATAGACCTCATGGCAGGCATTCTGCACTACTAGCCTGATTTGACCGCCGGTAAAGGGAAAGTCGTTCGCAAGGCCTTCCACAGCAATGTCCGATGCCCCTGGAATGGTCGCTGGAAGATGCATGCGCCACAGCGCTATCCGTGCTTGATAATCGGGCGCTTTGATTTCCAACTTATAGTGAAGCCGTCGGGACATTGCCAGATCGAGATTATCAGCCAGATTGGTGGTGATGATCAGGATACCGGGAAAGCTTTCCAATTCCTCCAGAAACACGCTCTGGATGGTATTCTCCGCATGATCAACCGCTCTTTCAGGAGATGAAATACGCTGATGGATAAGCTGGTCTCCTTCGTTAAGCAAAAAGACCGGGGACAAGCGCTTAACTGCCTCACGCATCTCTTGAAAGAGTTCCCTGGCCTGTTTTTCGCTTTCTCCGTAAAAAGAACCCCGGATAGCGTTGGCATTGATCTGGATCAAAGGACGCTTCAGTTCATTGGCTATCACGCCCGCTATGAAGGTCTTGCCAGTGCCGGGAACTCCGTGTAACAATATGTTGATACCTTGCTGGACATCCTTGTCGCCTGTAAGCGACGCTCCCATCAATCCCCACTCAACGAATCCATCCCTCTGAGGATTGCGCAGCCTTTGCACTATGGTGACGATCAATTCCCGGGTTGGCTGATCCAGGATGAGTTGCTCCAGGGTCTGGGTTGGATTGATACGGGTAAGATAAGTGGAACTGGAAAGCGACCTGTCCACTTTGCCCGATTCATCTCCTGCCTTTTCTGTTTCTCCATGCAGGGCAGTCACTGCATTGTAGGTCAGTTCCATCATATAGACGGCAAATATGGGGAAATGAGGTTCTATAAGGCCTTTTTTACTAAGCAGATTATTCTTGGCAAGCATATCGATATAGTGCTTGCGCTCTTTGGAATTTCTTGCCAACAGCGATGCCAAGGTAGAAGGGGAAACCTGATTTGCTGTCTCTCTATTAAAGTAATCGATCAGTAGCAGGCATTTCTGCCAGAAAGCATTAAGTTTGTGTTTCTTGCAGAACTCTACCCATCTGGCAGCGCCCTTTGCGTGAATCAAAGCATCTAAATAGGAATCAAGCACCATATTAAAGTTTCTGCCATAGCATGCTCCGTTATTGGATGAGAAATCGTCAGTCAGTTCCGGATAATGCATAAAGAGCACTCCGATCATCTTTAAGATAGAATTCATTGCGGTATTGGGATTGGTCAGTCCCTTGCCAAAGGCCTTGAGTCCCGTATTGACGGGATCTTTGCCCAGGATCAGGTTCCAGAGCAAGCCATTAAGCCGTAAGCCAGTGCCATACAATGCCCGAATGTCATAATGGTAATCCACTCCCATTAAGTGAGGTGTACTCAGGATTTCCCTGTCGATCAAATCAACTATGGCGGCATACTGCTTATCCAGGTTATCATCCATTCCAGGCATCATTTCGCAGATCTCTGGCACATTGAAATCTTGCTCACAGTTCGCTTTGGTCTTGTTACATATCCTGGCGATTAGCATCAGTTCGCTGGGCTGCAATTGATATGCAGCAAGCAGCGGGGACTTAGTTATCGAGCATTGCAAAGAGCGCATAACAGAATCATGACCGGGACCATCACTCATGTTAGCTTTTACCTCTGTGGATGTACTATTCCGCCAATCACTCTCGTTATCCGAATCAGACGCCTCATCACAGAGATCTTCCTTATTTAGGAGATCATGAATATAAGTCACCACCTTGCCCTGATCCTCAACATCATTCAGTTGTTCCAGATATCTCATAATACTTTTCATATCACCTACCTCAATCATATTTTTCTTTTATTATAACTTGCTGATGATTAATTTCTGAAATTTCTTTCTTATTTGAGGTATCCTCCAGAATACCCGGATCAAAAGATAATGGTAGTTTGTTACATTTTCCTATCGCAAGATTCCTTAGTTACTGTACCTATAACCCCTCCCGACTGTATATCATATCTTATGACAACAGCGACTGGATTATTACTTTCTCTTGCTGGGGTTCGCCATTTTTGTTTGCAAAAATACTGTCTGAATTTGAAGTTTTGAGTGGTGGTCTGATTTGCAAATATCCTGTCAAAAACCATCAAAATGGGTCTTGGTAAGGATGAGTTAGAATGTCATACGATGTGACAGTTTGCAGTTTTCATTGCACAATTTGCAGTTTTCGCTGCACAATTTGCAGTTTTCGTTGTCAAGTTGCAGCTTGGGGGTCTTTTTTAGCCGAAGCATTGCCAGAGCCATTAATCTCTCGTCTAACATCCCTTAATCAAGCGTTAATTGTTAAGGAGTGATTAAG
Coding sequences within:
- a CDS encoding ATP-binding protein — protein: MKSIMRYLEQLNDVEDQGKVVTYIHDLLNKEDLCDEASDSDNESDWRNSTSTEVKANMSDGPGHDSVMRSLQCSITKSPLLAAYQLQPSELMLIARICNKTKANCEQDFNVPEICEMMPGMDDNLDKQYAAIVDLIDREILSTPHLMGVDYHYDIRALYGTGLRLNGLLWNLILGKDPVNTGLKAFGKGLTNPNTAMNSILKMIGVLFMHYPELTDDFSSNNGACYGRNFNMVLDSYLDALIHAKGAARWVEFCKKHKLNAFWQKCLLLIDYFNRETANQVSPSTLASLLARNSKERKHYIDMLAKNNLLSKKGLIEPHFPIFAVYMMELTYNAVTALHGETEKAGDESGKVDRSLSSSTYLTRINPTQTLEQLILDQPTRELIVTIVQRLRNPQRDGFVEWGLMGASLTGDKDVQQGINILLHGVPGTGKTFIAGVIANELKRPLIQINANAIRGSFYGESEKQARELFQEMREAVKRLSPVFLLNEGDQLIHQRISSPERAVDHAENTIQSVFLEELESFPGILIITTNLADNLDLAMSRRLHYKLEIKAPDYQARIALWRMHLPATIPGASDIAVEGLANDFPFTGGQIRLVVQNACHEVYLRGKTATLTLADLRKYAILESGTNFEMPKRAIGFAL